The sequence GACTCGGCGCATTCGCGCATCGCCTCGTGCGCCATCGCCCTGTTGCTTATCGCCCACCGGCTCAGGGCGCTGGCAGAACCGGCATGAAGCAGGCGCTGCTGGTCATCAACTCGGGCTCGTCCAGCGTCAAGTTTGCCGCCTACGACGTGGCCCGGCCCGATTCGGCCCTGGCGCGCATCGCCAACGGCAGGATCGAAGGCATAGGCGGCAAGCCGCGCCTGCTGGTGTGGGGGCAGGACGGCGCGCTGCTCGAAGACAGTCGCATCAGCGTGTCGGCCGACCCGGTGCTGGGGCCGGAAGAGGCGTTTGAAGCGCTGTTCGACTGGCTGGGCCGGCACGCGGCCGGCCGCACGCTGCTGGCCGTGGGCCACCGGGTGGTGCATGGCGGCGAGCGGTTTGCGCGGCCGGCGCGGGTCACGCCGGAGATCTTGGCGCAGCTCGATGGCTTCACGCCGCTGGCGCCGCTGCACCAGCCGCACAACCTGTCGGCCATCCGGGCGATTGCCAGCCTGCTGCCCGAGCTGGCGCAGGTCGCCTGCTTCGACACCGAATTCCACGCCACCCAGCCGTGGGTGGCGCAGGCCTGCGCGCTGCCGCGCCACATCACCGAGGCCGGCGTGAAGCGCTACGGCTTTCACGGCCTGTCGTATGAATACATCGCCAGCGTCTTGCCCGGCCATCTGGGCGCGGCGGCGAATGGCCGCGTCGTCGTCGCGCACCTGGGCAACGGCGCGAGCCTGTGCGCCATGCAGGACCGGCGCAGCGTCGCCTCGACCATGGGATTCACCGCGCTCGACGGCCTGATGATGGGCACGCGCTGCGGCAGCCTGGACCCGGGCGTGGTGCTGTACCTGATGAGCGGGCTGGGCATGAGCGTTCAGGCGGTTGAAAAGCTGCTGTACGAGCAGTCGGGCCTGCTCGGCGTGTCGGGCATTTCGGGCGACATGCGCACGGTGGAGGCCAGCGATACGCCCGAGGCACGGCAGGCGATTGAGCTGTATGTGTACCGCGTGGGCCAGCAACTCGGCAGCCTGGCCGCGCCGCTGGGCGGGCTCGATGCGCTGGTTTTCACCGCCGGCATTGGCGAGAACAGTGCCAGCCTGCGGCGCAGGGTTTGCGAGGATGCGGCGTGGCTGGGCGTGGCGCTGGACGAGGACGCCAACCAGGCGCAGGCATCCGGCCCACGCTGCATCAGCACGCCGGGCAGCCGAGTGGCGGTGTGGGTCATTCCGACGAACGAGGAGTTGATGATTGCCCGGCACACCCAGGCGGTGCTGCAGGGGCGCGGGGCGCACGACTGGCGCGCGGACGGCATGTAACGCTACGTGGTGGCGCCGGCACCTGAAGCCACTATTAATTTAATAGCTGTCTGTGCTTATGGATAGTGCGCAAAAGGACTTTTTTGCTTGAAAAATGGTCACTGCCCAGCCCCACCGCCCGCTCAGGGCAGCGGCGGCACTTCCGGCCGAGCCACAGTTGCCGGCCCGGCCAGCTCGGCCCGCATCAGCGGCAAATGCTGCGGCCAGTCGCGCTGCATGCAATCGACCAGCGCCTCGCGCACCTTGCAGCGCAAATCCCAGTTCAGGCTCGAATTGTTCGAGGTCACCAGCACGCGCAGCTGCATGCTGCGCTCGCCCGCCTCGACCACCTGCAGCAGGCACAGCCGCTTGTCCCACTCGGAGGCAAGCTCGCAGGCGCGCTGGGCAGCTTCGCGCAGCGGCGCCAGCGGCATGCGGTAGTCCACCCAGATGAACACCGTGCCGATGATCTGCGCGTTCTTGCGCGTCCAGTTCTGAAACGGGTTTTCAATGAACCACTGCAGCGGAATGATCATCCGCCGCTCGTCCCAGATCTTCAGCACCACGTAGGTGCCGGTGATTTCCTCGACCCGGCCCCACTCGTTCTGGATGATCAGCACGTCATCGATGCGAAACGGCTGCGCCAGCGCAATCTGCAGCCCGGCGATCAGGTTGCTGAAAATCGGCCGCGCGGCAATGCCGGCCACCAGCCCGACCACGCCGGCCGACGCCAGCAGGCTGGCGCCAATCTGGCGCGCGCCCGGAAAGGTCATCAGCATCAGGGCCAGCCCGGCCAGCAAGATGACGAACATCGCGGTGCGCGACAGCATGCGCGTCTGGGTATGGATGCGGCGCGCGTTCAGGTTGTCCTCGACATCGACCGGGTGCAGGCCGATCACGCCCTGCGCCACGCCGCGCGCCGCGCGCAGGCCCAGCCAGGTCAGGCCGGTCAGCAGCAGCAGGACATTGACATGGCGCACGCCGGCAATCAGCGGAAAGCTGTCGGGCGCGATTTGCCAGACGGCCTGCAGCGCGATCAGCGGTAGCAGCAGCAGCGCCGGTGTCTGGCAATGCTGCGCCGTGCGGTAGGCCACCGGCATGGAGCGCGTCAGGCGCAGCACCACGGTCGCGCTCACGCGGTACACCAGCAGGGCCAGCAGCACGCAGATTCCAGCCGCCAGCAGGATGCGCAGCGCCGAATCGTCGGCCCACGAGATCAGCGCGCGCAGTTCAGGGAAACTCCGGCTCATGCCCGGCCCTAACCCGCCGCGCGCGGCCTGACCTTGGACGCCGCCAGCCGGGCATGCGTGCGCGCCACGTCCACATCGGCGTCAAACGCCAGCGCCACGCCCATGCGGCGCTTGACAAAACTCTCGGGCTTGCCGAACAGGCGGATGTCGGTGTTCGGCACGCGCAGCGCATCGGCCACGCCGTCGAACACGATGCCCGCCGCATCGACGCCGCCATAAATCACGGCGCTGGCGCCCGGGCTCTTGAGCGCGGTATCGACCGGCAGGCCCAGAATCGCCCGCGCATGCAGTTCGAACTCGTTTTGCCACTGCGTGCACAGCGTCACCATGCCGGTGTCGTGCGGGCGCGGGCTGACTTCGCTGAACCAGACCTCGTCGCCCTTCACGAACAGCTCGACGCCGAACACGCCCTGCCCACTCAGGTTGTCGGTCACGGCCCGGGCAATCTCGTGGCTCTTTTCGAGCGCCGCCGGGCGCATCGGGTGCGGCTGCCAGCTTTCCACATAGTCGCCGCTGACCTGCAGGTGGCCAATCGGCTCGCAAAAATGCGTTTCCACCTGGCCATCAGCACCCAACGCACGCACCGTCAGCAGCGTGATTTCATACTCAAAATCAACAAAGCCTTCGACGATCACGCGGCCACGGCTCACGCGCCCGCCGGCCATCGCGTGGTCCCAGGCCGGCGCCACGTCCTTGGGCAAGGCGATCTTGCTCTGGCCCTTGCCCGACGAACTCATCACCGGCTTGACGACGCAGGGGTAGCCGATTTTTGAATCAATCGCGGTCTGCAGTTCTTCGAGCGAATCGCAGAACACATACGGGCTGGTCGGCAGCGCCAGCGTTTCGGCGGCCAGGCGGCGAATGCCCTCGCGGTCCATGGTCAGGCGCGCGGCCCGGGCCGTGGGAATCACGCGCACCGTGCCAGCGGCTTCGAGTTCTTCGAGCATGCCGGTGGCAATCGCCTCGATCTCGGGCACCACCAGGTCGGGCTTTTCCTGTTCAATCAAGGCCTTGAGCTGCGCCGGGTCGCTCATGGTGATGGTGCGCGCGTGGTGCGCGACCTGCTGGCCGGGCGCGTTCTCGTAGCGGTCAACGGCGATGGTTTCCACGCCCAGGCGCTGCAGCGCGATCAGCACCTCCTTGCCCAGCTCGCCGGAGCCGAGCAGCATGACTTTGGTGGCGTGGGGAGACAAGGGGGTTCCGAAGGTGGTCATGGTGCAAGAGGATAAAGAGTGAAAAAAACCGGCCCCGGTCAACAGCCGGACGCGCCGGCTTGCGGCTGGCAGCTACTGTACTTCACTGAAGTGAAGCCGCCAGGAATGGGCACGGCGCGCGTCAAACGACCGATTGCGGCGCCACGGCGTCGCGCGGATGTGTAGCATCGGCAAGTCATTTCAACCTGGGATTTTTCCATGAAAAAACGCCATTTCCTGAACGCCTCCCTGGCCGGCGCGGTGGCCATGCCTTCCTGGGCCGCGGCCCAAGGCAGCCGCCGGGCCCCGGCAGGCCCGACGCTGCTGACGGTCAGCGGCCGCATCGGCGCGGGCAACCGTGGCCCGCTGGACCCGGCGCTCGACCAGATGATGGCCAAGCAAAAAATCATGTTCGACAAGGCGCAGGTGTTTGACTTTGCCGCCATCACCGCCCTGCCGGCCGTCACCATCCAGCCGACGCTCGAATACGACGGCAAGCCGCATTCGCTCAAGGGGCCGCTGCTGCTGGACGTGATGAAGGCCTGCGGCGTGAAGGCGGGCGACAAGACCATGCTGTTCCTGCGCGCCGTCGATGGCTACGCGGCGCAGGTTTCCGCCGCCGATGCGGGCAAATACCGCTTCATCGTGGCGACGCACCTTGACGGCCAGCCGATGGCGCTGGGTGGACTCGGTCCGCTGTGGGGCGTCTATGATGCCGACCGCTTTCCCGACATGGCGGCCAAACCCCTGCCCGCGCGCTTTGCCAACTGCCCCTGGGCCACCTACCACATCGAGGTCAGGGAAGGCTAAGCCTGGAAAACGCTAGGGAACGCAGCGAGGGAACGCCTCGAACTCATGCGTGCGCCACGCCTGATGGGCACAATAGCCGCATGACCCAGCCCCTTTTTGAAGTCGTTGACCTGAGCAAGCGCTACGGCGGCAACACCGTCGTCAACCAGTTGTCGTTTTCCATTGCGCCCGGCGAATGCCTGGGCGTGATCGGCCCGAACGGCGCCGGCAAGACCACCACCATCCGCATGTGCCTGGGGCTGACCAGCCCCGACTCCGGGCGCATCACCTACTTCCCTGGCGGCCAAAGCGCCAGCCTGTCGATGCCGCAGGACGCGCTGGCCATCAAGGAGCAACTCGGCATCGTCAGCCAGTTCGACAGCCTGGACCCGGATTTCTCGTGCGCCGAGAACCTGCTGGTGTTCGGCCGCTATTTCGGCCTGAAGGACAAGGTGATCAAGGAACGCATCCCCCGACTGCTGGAGTTTGCCGCCCTGACCCACAAGGCCGACGCCAAGCTCAGCGAACTCTCGGGCGGCATGAAGCGCCGCCTGAGCCTGGCGCGCGCGCTGGTCAACGACCCGCAGCTGCTGCTGCTCGACGAGCCAACCACCGGCCTGGACCCGCAGGCGCGGCATTTGATGTGGGAGCGGCTGCAGCGGCTGGTGCAGCAGGGCAAATCGATTTTGCTGACGACGCACTTCATGGACGAGGCCGAACGCCTGTGCAACCGCCTCTTGGTGCTCGACCACGGCAAGAAGATGACTGAAGGCACGCCGCGCGATTTGATCGCGCAGAACCTGGAGCCCGACGTGGTCGAGGTGTACGGCGCGGGCGCGCTGGCGCTGGTGGACTCACCGCTCAAGGCCATGGCCGCGCGCGTCGAGGTCAGCGGCGAAACCGTGTTTTTCTACACCAGCGACGCCAAGCGCCTGCTCGCCGCGCTGACCGACTACCCCGAGCTGCGCACGCTGCACCGCCCGGCCAACCTAGAAGACCTGTTCCTCAAGCTCACCGGGCGCCAGATCAGGGAGGCCGCATGACGACCGAAGCCACCACCTCAACATCCCAGCCGCCAGCGATTGCGGTGCAGGCCCCCCAGCCGGCCCTGCTGCGGCCGCCGCAGATCAGCTGGCGCTGGTGGCCGGTGTTCCGGCGCAACCTGCTGGTCTGGCGCAAGCTGGCCGTTCCCAGCCTGGTCGGCAACATCGCCGAGCCGCTGATCACGCTGGTCGCCTTTGGCTACGGGCTGGGCATGCTGATCGGGCAGGTGCAGTTGAATGGCAGCCCGGTGCCCTACATCCTGTTCCTGGCCAGCGGCTCGATCTGCATGAGCGCGATGAATGCCGCGTCGTTCGAGGCGCTGTATTCGGCGTTTTCGCGCATGCATGTGCAAAAAACATGGGACGGCATCATGAACGCGCCGGTGCGGCTGGACGACGTGGTGTTCGCCGAAATGCTGTGGGCCGCGTACAAGTCGCTGTTCACCAGCGCGGTCATTTTGGCGGTGATGCTGGCGCTGGGCATCAGCCACAGCCCGATGCTGATTTTGGCGCTGCCGCTCTTGGGGCTGGTGGGCATCGTCTTTGCCAGCATCGCGCTGATCTTCAACGCACTGGCCAAGGGCTATGACTTTTTCACTTATTACTTTTCGCTGTTCCTGACGCCGACGATGTTCCTGAGCGGCGTGTTTTTCCCGCGCGACCAGCTGCCCGGCGTGATGCGCGTCATCTCCGACTGGCTGCCGCTGACCGCCGCCGTCGAGCTGATCCGCCCGCTGTTCCTGGACCAGTGGCCGGCGCAGGGCCTGCGGCACCTGGCCGTGCTGGTGGTCTATGGCGTGGCCGCGTTCTGGATCGCGCTGGCGCTGACGCGCAGGCGGTTTCGGAACTAAAAGCGGCTTTTGCGCAATCAGGACATGCGCAAGCAGCTATTTTTTTGATAGCGCAACCTGAGCGCGGCGTGGCACGGGCAATGACCCAGCCCCATGCCCTCAACAGGCGAACAGGCCAGGTCAGACTGCCCTAGACTCATCCAATGGAAAACTCACAATTGCCAAACCGCGACATCGTGGTCATCGGGGCGTCGGCCGGCGGGGTCGAGGCGTTGCGGGGCTTCTTTGCGGCCTTGCCCGCCGACCTCGATGCCGCCATCCTGGTGGTGCTGCACATTCCGGCCGACACACCGAGCCAGCTCGACCAGGTGCTGGCGAATGCGACGCCGCTTCCGGTCGTGATTGCCGAAGATGGCCAGCCGATTGAGCACGGGCGTGTTTATGTCGCCTCGGCCGACCGGCACCTCATGGTCACGCCGCAAGGCATCCGGCTCAGCCGGGGGCCGAAGGAAGTCCGCGCCAGGCCGTCGGTCGATGTGCTGTTTCGCTCGGCCGCCGCAGCGTTTGGCTCGCGCGTCATCGGCGTGGTCCTGAGCGGCGCGCTCGACGACGGCACGGCCGGGCTCTGGGCCATCAAGGACCACCAGGGCGCCACGCTGGTGCAGATTCCTTCGCAGGCCATGCATCCCTCCATGCCCGAAAGCGCCATTGCGCATGTCCAGGTAGATTTTGTCGGCACGGTCGAAGCGCTGGCCGACAAGGTCAGGGAACTGGTCGGCACCGCCGCGCCCGTGGTGGCGGCCAGCGCTTTGAGCCTGCAGCGCGCCATGGAAAACGACATCGCCATGCAAGGCAATGCACTCAAGGCCGGCATCATGAACCTGGGCAAGGTTTCCCCCTACACCTGCCCCGATTGCCATGGCGTGCTGATGCAGATCGAAGAAGGCACGATTGTTCGTTTTCGCTGCCACACCGGCCATGCGTTTTCACTCAAGACCCTCATGGCCGAGATCAACGACGCCATCGACCAAAGTCTGTGGGCGACCTTGCGCGCCGTCGAAGAGCGGGTGATGCTGCTGCGCCAGATGGAACAGTTGGCGCTTCATTCCGGCGCGAACGACACGGCAGCGCAATGGCGCAAGCAGGCCGATGACTCGGAACAGCGGCTCCAGCCGCTGCGCGACCTGGTGCTTGATCCGGGCTTTTTCGGGCATGCGTCCAAGAACTGAATCGCCGGCTCACCCGCCAGCCGGGCATGCGCGCAGGCAGCCGCCTCAGTTCGCGGCAAAGCAGTAGAACAGCCCTGCGCCACCGACCGACTTGAGCGCCTCGGGGCTGCAGCCGGGCGTGGCATGGGAGGCGTTCCAGGACTTCATGGGGGCGGACTCGTTGATGCCGATGCGGTCGTGGTGGCCGACGATGGCCGAGCCGGCGCCGCTTTGCGTCCAGCCGCCGCAGGTGGTGTCGGGGGCCGAGGTGTCCAGGCGGCCGTCCGCCGTGGAGCCGGTCAGCATGTCGTGCATGTTGACGGCATCGCCCCGGCCGCTGACGACCTCGCCTTTTTCCGTCAGCGAATTCTGCTTGGTGAGCTGGTTGTCGGCGCTGTGCAAGTTGTCCACGCTGGTGGCCACGACCACGCCCCTGGCGTTTTGCCACGGGCCGCGGCCGATGCGCTCGCGCGCATTGACGGCCGGGCTGGCGCCGCTGGCCGGGGCGCTGAGGTAGGCGCGCCAGTTCTTGCCGCCGGCATTGGCCGAGGCGGCCAGTGTCTGGCAATAGGCATCGGCGCCGGCCAGGCCGCCCAGGTCGGCGCCCTTGCCCGGGTTGGCGCTGGTCACGAAAAAGCTCATCGGGCTCATGGGATGCGGCGAGGTCGATGGCATCGGCGCGCAGGCGCCCAGGATGGCGGCCGAAGCCAGAAGTGCGAGTCTCAAGCGTGATTGCATGGCGGTCCCTTTGATGAATGGCTGAATTGCCGTGTTGTGCTTGCCCGGTAAAGGTACGCCAAGCGCCGGTGCGATTCAATCGCTGATTTCACCTAATGCATCGGCAGCCTTCGCCAGGAAAAACCCCTCATGCAGGCAAAGCTGCCTTTAAAAAATCCTTGGCGTTTTTTCGATCCCTGCATTAATTTGTAATTAAAAGTTAAAGTTCAAATGCTTCAATAGCCTTTGAGCAGCGTGGACAACGCTGCCCAAAGTGCTTCAGCGAAAGAGAGGAGCCACTGTTTCCAGAAACAAAAACCGCCTGGAAGCCGTGTCGGCTGGTACGACTCAAAATCGAATCAGATTTCGTAACAATATGTATAAAAAAGAAAGATTTCTCTGATGTTTTCAATTCAATCAAAAATAATACCGACCGCCTGCCGCCTGCTGGCGACGAGCCTGCTGGGTTTGACTGCCGCCGGGGCGCTGGCGCAAACAACCGGTGGAGCGGCGCTGGTGCCGATACAAATCGGGGTGATCGCCCCGCTGAGCGGGCCTTCGGCCGACTTTGGCGTGCCCATGCTCAATGGCGTCAAGCTGGCGGTGGACGAGATCAACGCCGCTGGCGGCTTCCTGGGACGAAAGCTCGAACTGGTGGTCAAGGACGATGGTGCCAATCCGGACCAGGGCCGCAAGGCGTCCGAAGAACTGGCCGCGCAAAAGATCACGGCCGTCATCGGTTTTTGCAACACGGGCGTGGCGGCAAAATCGCTGGAGGTGTTTCAGAACAGCAAGATCCCGCTCATCATTCCCTGCGCGACCGGCACCCAGCTCACGGCCAAATACCCCGCGCCAGACAGCTACATCTTTCGCACTTCCGCCAAGGACGCCGTTCAGTCCAGCTTTGTGGTCGATGACATCTTCAAGCGCGGCTGGACCAAGGTGGCGGTGTTTGCCGACAGCACCGCTTACGGCGAGTCGGGCTTGAAGGACGTGACAGCGGCCCTGGCCAGCCATGGCCTCAAGCCGGTCCATGTGGCGCGCTTTCCTATTGGCGTGAAGGACGTGACGGCCGAACTCAAGGCCGCCCGCGATGCCGGAGCCAACGCGGTGTTCAGCTACAGCCTGGGCCCCGAGAGCGTCGCCATTGCCCTGGGGCGCAAGGAGCTGGGCTGGAAGGTGCCGCAGGTGGGCGCCTGGGCCTTGAGTTTTCCGGCTTATGTGAATGTCGCCAAGGAAGCGGCGGAAGACACGCTGATGGCCCAGACCTTCATCGTGGAGCAGCGCGGCAACGAACGCCGGACGGCTTTCCTGAATGGCTACATGGCCAAATACAAGCTCAAGAGCGTGCCGGCGTCGATTCCCGCAGCGCAGGCTTATGACAGCACCTACCTGCTGCTTTACAGCCTGTTCGGGGTGCGCAGCGCTTCACTGGACGGCCCGGCCATCAAGGCATCGCTGGAAAACCTGAAAAAGGTGTATTACGGCGCGGTCGCCACCTACGACCATCCGTTCAGCGCCAGCGACAAGGATGCGTTCACCGCCAACATGCTGCTGCTGGGCATGGTCAAGGGTGGCGTCGTGACCTACGCCTACCCCGCCGACATCAAGCGCAATGTGTTTGCGCAGCGCAAGCAGTAGTCCCGATTTATAGATAAAACAAGGCTTTTGCGCAGTATGGGCGGGCGTTATAAGCTACTTATTTAATAGCATCCTGCGCCCGTCCTGCTTGCGCCAGAGACCTGAAGCACACTCAAAAAAGCCCCGCCGGTCACCTGACTGGCGGGGCTGTGCTGCCGCAAAACGCCGGGCTTGCCGGCGCGAAGGCGCTTATTGCTGCTTGACGGCTTCGACCTGGACCACCAGGCGGACGTTTTTCGGGAAGCCCCAGTCGATGCCGTAGTTCATGCCGAAGGCGGTGCGGTCAATCGTGGTTTCGAAGTCGCCGCCGCACACTTCGCGCTTGAGCATCGGGCTGGTGTAGCAGTTGAACTGGTTGGCTTTGAGCGTGACGGGCAGGGTTTTGCCAAGCAGGGTCAGGTTGCCGGCGATTTCGGACACCTTGTCGCCGTTGAAGCTGAACTTGTCGGAGACAAACTTGATGGTCGGGTATTTGGCGGCGTCGAACAGGTCGGGGCTTTGCAGGTGCTTGTCAAACGCGGCGGCGCCGGTATTGACGGAGGTGGCGTCGATGCTGACCTCCACCTTGCCGGTCTTGGCGGCGCGGTCCAGTTGCACCGAGCCTTCCTTCTTGTCGAAGCGGCCCCGGTTGGTGCTGGTGCCGAAGTGGCCGATTTCAAACGTCGCAAAGGTATGCGTCGGGTCCATCGCGTAGGTGGCGGTTTCGGCATGGGCCGCGCCGGCCAGCAGGGCGGCCGCGGCGGCCAGGGTCAAAATTGATTTACGCATGGGAGGGGTTCCAGGGATAGGGAAAAGTAAGGTTAAAGAAAAATCAGTATTTGCCCACGCCGGTCAGCGCGAGCTTGAATTTGACCTGCACGTCGTCGGCCACCATCGAGGTGTCGGCCCACTCGTTCTCGCCAATCTTGAAGGCCAGGCGCTTGATGGCAAACGCGCCGCTGGCGGTGGTGATGGCGCCGGCCTGGCTCAGGGTCACAGGCACCACGACATCGCGCACATTGCCCTTGATGCTCAGCTTGCCGGCCACTTCGTATTTGCCCGGCGCGATTTTCTTGACGGCGCCTGACTGGAAGGTGGCCTGGGGAAATTTCACCGCGCTGAACCAGTCGGGCTTGGGCAGCTCGGCATCGGACTCGGGCGCGCCGACTGTGGCGCTGCCGGTGTCGATGGCAAAGGCGATCTTGCTGGCTTCGGGCTTGGCGGGATCAAACGCGATTTGCGCATCGAACTTCTTGAAATGCCCATCGACCGACACGCCCATCTGCTTGCTGGCAAAGGCAATTTCGCTTTGCGCCGGGATCAGCTTTTGCGCGGCTGGGGCCTGGGCCTGGGCCGACATCGAAAGCAGCGCGGCGGCCAGGCCCAGGCTGGCGGCGCGCAGGGTGAAAGAAAAAGTGTTCATGCGTTCGGTTTTCAGTGGGTGAAGAGAAAAAGAAGTGAGGCAGGCTCAGCGCAGGCCTGGCAGCATGCGCTGGAGCAGGCCGTCGCGGTCCACCCAGTGGTGCTTGAGGGCGGCTGCCACATGCAGGGCCACCAGAGCGGCCAGCGCAAAGGCCGACCATTCATGCCAGGGCTTGATCAGCGCGGCCAGGGCCTTGTCGGGTGCAACAAAGTCGGGCAGCGGCAGCACTCCGAACAGCACGATGGAAAATCCCGCCGCCGAGCTGTAGGCCCAGCCAATCAGCGGCACGAGGAAAAACAGCGCATACAGCAAGCCGTGGGTGGCGTGGTAGGCGCGCACTTGCCATGCCGGCATGGCCGCCTCGATGCGCCGGGGCAAGGCCGGCGGGCGATGGGTGAGGCGCCACGTCAACCGGGCCAGCGACAGCGCCAGAATCACGACGCCGGCCCACTTGTGCCAGTTGTAGAGCTTCAGGCGCAGCGGTGAAAACGGCAGGTCGGCCATGTAGAGGCCGACGCCAAACATCAGGACCAGCGCGAGCGCCAGCACCCAGTGCAAGGCCATGGAAACACCGTGATAGCGGGAAGGAGTGGTGGTTAGAACAGCTGAGGTCATGACGGAAACAGGTTAAAAACTTTCGTAAAACATTGAAAGTTCTACGAAGTATAGAAACCGTTTGCGCGCGAAAAGTTCAAATTAATTGATGAGATTGTTCAAATTTTTTGAATCACCAGCCTGTTAGCGGTGAGTTATGACGAATGCAGTCCGGGCTCGGGCGCCGCAGCCGCAGCCGCAAAGCGTTCCGTCAACTCGCCCAGGCCAAGCTCCGCCAGCACCTGCTGCAGCCGCGTCTGTGCGGCGCGGGTCTTGGCGGCGTTCGGCGTGGCCGGACGGCTGGCCAGGATCAGCTCGTTCTTCATCGAATGTTCCCAGCCGACCAGCTCGGTCACGGTGACCTGGTAGCCGTTGGCCTCCAGCTGCAGGCAGCGCAGCACGTTGGTGATCTGGCTGCCGAATTCGCGCGTGTGCAGCGGATGGCGCCAGAGTTCGGCCAGCGGATTCTTGTTCAGGTTCAGCGCGCGCGACTTTTTCAGCACGCCGGCCACCTCGGCCTGGCAGCACGGCACCAAGACCATGTGGCGCGCCTCTTTGGCCAGGCCAAAGGCAATCGCGTCGTCGGTGGCGGTGTCGCAGGCATGCAGGGCGGTGACGATGTCCACCGTGGGCGGCAGCGCGGTGGACGTGGTGGCTTCCTGCACCGACAGGTTCAGGAAGGACATGTTGGCAAAGCCCAGCCGCGCGGCGAGCAGCCGCGATTTTTCGACCAGCTCGGCGCGGGTCTCGATGCCGTGGATATGGCCATTGACCTTCTCGCCCGCGTGCGCCACGTTGAAGAACAGGTCGTACAGGATAAAGCCGAGGTAGGACTTGC comes from Polaromonas naphthalenivorans CJ2 and encodes:
- a CDS encoding ATP-binding cassette domain-containing protein, encoding MTQPLFEVVDLSKRYGGNTVVNQLSFSIAPGECLGVIGPNGAGKTTTIRMCLGLTSPDSGRITYFPGGQSASLSMPQDALAIKEQLGIVSQFDSLDPDFSCAENLLVFGRYFGLKDKVIKERIPRLLEFAALTHKADAKLSELSGGMKRRLSLARALVNDPQLLLLDEPTTGLDPQARHLMWERLQRLVQQGKSILLTTHFMDEAERLCNRLLVLDHGKKMTEGTPRDLIAQNLEPDVVEVYGAGALALVDSPLKAMAARVEVSGETVFFYTSDAKRLLAALTDYPELRTLHRPANLEDLFLKLTGRQIREAA
- a CDS encoding ABC transporter substrate-binding protein; amino-acid sequence: MFSIQSKIIPTACRLLATSLLGLTAAGALAQTTGGAALVPIQIGVIAPLSGPSADFGVPMLNGVKLAVDEINAAGGFLGRKLELVVKDDGANPDQGRKASEELAAQKITAVIGFCNTGVAAKSLEVFQNSKIPLIIPCATGTQLTAKYPAPDSYIFRTSAKDAVQSSFVVDDIFKRGWTKVAVFADSTAYGESGLKDVTAALASHGLKPVHVARFPIGVKDVTAELKAARDAGANAVFSYSLGPESVAIALGRKELGWKVPQVGAWALSFPAYVNVAKEAAEDTLMAQTFIVEQRGNERRTAFLNGYMAKYKLKSVPASIPAAQAYDSTYLLLYSLFGVRSASLDGPAIKASLENLKKVYYGAVATYDHPFSASDKDAFTANMLLLGMVKGGVVTYAYPADIKRNVFAQRKQ
- a CDS encoding mechanosensitive ion channel family protein; the protein is MSRSFPELRALISWADDSALRILLAAGICVLLALLVYRVSATVVLRLTRSMPVAYRTAQHCQTPALLLLPLIALQAVWQIAPDSFPLIAGVRHVNVLLLLTGLTWLGLRAARGVAQGVIGLHPVDVEDNLNARRIHTQTRMLSRTAMFVILLAGLALMLMTFPGARQIGASLLASAGVVGLVAGIAARPIFSNLIAGLQIALAQPFRIDDVLIIQNEWGRVEEITGTYVVLKIWDERRMIIPLQWFIENPFQNWTRKNAQIIGTVFIWVDYRMPLAPLREAAQRACELASEWDKRLCLLQVVEAGERSMQLRVLVTSNNSSLNWDLRCKVREALVDCMQRDWPQHLPLMRAELAGPATVARPEVPPLP
- a CDS encoding ABC transporter permease, coding for MTTEATTSTSQPPAIAVQAPQPALLRPPQISWRWWPVFRRNLLVWRKLAVPSLVGNIAEPLITLVAFGYGLGMLIGQVQLNGSPVPYILFLASGSICMSAMNAASFEALYSAFSRMHVQKTWDGIMNAPVRLDDVVFAEMLWAAYKSLFTSAVILAVMLALGISHSPMLILALPLLGLVGIVFASIALIFNALAKGYDFFTYYFSLFLTPTMFLSGVFFPRDQLPGVMRVISDWLPLTAAVELIRPLFLDQWPAQGLRHLAVLVVYGVAAFWIALALTRRRFRN
- a CDS encoding chemotaxis protein CheB gives rise to the protein MENSQLPNRDIVVIGASAGGVEALRGFFAALPADLDAAILVVLHIPADTPSQLDQVLANATPLPVVIAEDGQPIEHGRVYVASADRHLMVTPQGIRLSRGPKEVRARPSVDVLFRSAAAAFGSRVIGVVLSGALDDGTAGLWAIKDHQGATLVQIPSQAMHPSMPESAIAHVQVDFVGTVEALADKVRELVGTAAPVVAASALSLQRAMENDIAMQGNALKAGIMNLGKVSPYTCPDCHGVLMQIEEGTIVRFRCHTGHAFSLKTLMAEINDAIDQSLWATLRAVEERVMLLRQMEQLALHSGANDTAAQWRKQADDSEQRLQPLRDLVLDPGFFGHASKN
- a CDS encoding acetate/propionate family kinase — its product is MKQALLVINSGSSSVKFAAYDVARPDSALARIANGRIEGIGGKPRLLVWGQDGALLEDSRISVSADPVLGPEEAFEALFDWLGRHAAGRTLLAVGHRVVHGGERFARPARVTPEILAQLDGFTPLAPLHQPHNLSAIRAIASLLPELAQVACFDTEFHATQPWVAQACALPRHITEAGVKRYGFHGLSYEYIASVLPGHLGAAANGRVVVAHLGNGASLCAMQDRRSVASTMGFTALDGLMMGTRCGSLDPGVVLYLMSGLGMSVQAVEKLLYEQSGLLGVSGISGDMRTVEASDTPEARQAIELYVYRVGQQLGSLAAPLGGLDALVFTAGIGENSASLRRRVCEDAAWLGVALDEDANQAQASGPRCISTPGSRVAVWVIPTNEELMIARHTQAVLQGRGAHDWRADGM
- the purT gene encoding formate-dependent phosphoribosylglycinamide formyltransferase, with the protein product MTTFGTPLSPHATKVMLLGSGELGKEVLIALQRLGVETIAVDRYENAPGQQVAHHARTITMSDPAQLKALIEQEKPDLVVPEIEAIATGMLEELEAAGTVRVIPTARAARLTMDREGIRRLAAETLALPTSPYVFCDSLEELQTAIDSKIGYPCVVKPVMSSSGKGQSKIALPKDVAPAWDHAMAGGRVSRGRVIVEGFVDFEYEITLLTVRALGADGQVETHFCEPIGHLQVSGDYVESWQPHPMRPAALEKSHEIARAVTDNLSGQGVFGVELFVKGDEVWFSEVSPRPHDTGMVTLCTQWQNEFELHARAILGLPVDTALKSPGASAVIYGGVDAAGIVFDGVADALRVPNTDIRLFGKPESFVKRRMGVALAFDADVDVARTHARLAASKVRPRAAG
- a CDS encoding molybdopterin-dependent oxidoreductase, which codes for MKKRHFLNASLAGAVAMPSWAAAQGSRRAPAGPTLLTVSGRIGAGNRGPLDPALDQMMAKQKIMFDKAQVFDFAAITALPAVTIQPTLEYDGKPHSLKGPLLLDVMKACGVKAGDKTMLFLRAVDGYAAQVSAADAGKYRFIVATHLDGQPMALGGLGPLWGVYDADRFPDMAAKPLPARFANCPWATYHIEVREG